In Candidatus Beckwithbacteria bacterium, the genomic stretch AATGCCGGTGATTTTTTAGTGGAAGCTATTAAAAGCATTTTGGATCAAACCTATACGAATTGGGAGCTGATTGCAGTAGATGATAAATCCGAAGACAACTCTTTACAGATCTTAAAAAAATTTGCAGCTGGTGATAAACGGATCAAAATAATTACTAACCGAAGTAATCGTGGAATTGGTTATAGTTTAAACCGAGCCCTTAAAGTAGCTAAAGGCACTTTTATTGCCCGGATGGATGCAGACGATATTGCTGCTCCTAAAAGACTGGCTATTCAACAACAGTTTTTGAAAAAACACCCTAAAATTATTGTTTGTGGTGGGCAAGCCAATATGATTGATTGTCAAGGTAAAGTATTTGCTAAAAAGCAGTTTCCAACCAAACCCTCAATTTTATATGACATGATCATGCAAATGATCCCGATTCAACATCCCATGCTCATGGCCAGAGCCAAGTACTATAAAAGGTACCGCTATGATGAGTCGCTCTCAACAGCTGAAGATGTAGATTTGCTATTTTACTTTCTGAGCCGAGGCCCAATCAGTAATGTTTCTCAATATATCTACAACTATCGCAAAGCCAATAGTTCCAATGGCTACCATAATGTCAAAAAAACTTTTTACTTGACGTTTTTAGCTAGATGGAAAGCTATTATTAGCTACCGGTACCAACCTTCTATTAAAGGAGTGCTTATTAGTCTAGCCCAGCTTATGGCTGTAACTGTCTTACCTTCACAATGGATAGTTAAACTGTTTGAAGCTATTCGGTTTTATCCGCCCGTTTGGCAACGTTTACTAGCCATGCCTGAGAGATTAAACCCAAACCAAGAACTACGATTAAACCATAACCTAAATAGCTAAAGATATTTGGCCAGTAAAACACCTTTTCAACATCTTCTTGACTGTCTACAATCCAACCCTGTTCCCAACCATTTACCCTCACTGGCTGCTGATTTTTGCCAATAGTTAGCCAATATGGAGAAACAGCCTGATTTAATGTACAGATATGTTGAGAACTGATCATAGTTATATCTGGTTTAATGTGAATATTGGCCCAGGTTACTGGGATCATTTGGAAAAACCAGTTGTTAATTTGGTTAATACTGGGTTGAGCCCCAATTCCTTTAGCAAGAATCTCAGTATAGTATTGATTTTGAACTGTAGGTATGATTACAAAATCCAAAAAAGCATCTGATTCATGGCGATTAGCCATGCGTTTATAAAGATTAAATTCTTGTTCGGGCTGACGCAGCTTAAGTTCGTAGGGGATAGACTGTACATTGGTCCCACTAGCACCTATTAAAGCTATTTTTCCTTCACTGTGTATCTGATTAATCAGCTGATAGATGCTTGTATTAGCTTCCTGAGAAACCATCATAATAGTATTATTTTTAGTGTTGATATCGCTTGTTTCTTCTTTATTATCAAAATATTCAATACTGGTTTCTGGTGTAAATTGGCTGTTGCTCTCAGGATAGTGATAATTTTCAGACCCTTGAATCATTGGTAGGCTCATGGAAATTTGATCACCTTGATGCAAAGCAAAATTGTAGGTTTGAACAGAAGGGATCTTGCTAATATTTAAATCACTAATTTCCTCACTATTTGTGTAGACGTTTGCTTGCAGGCGCTTATAAGTAAAATTAGAGATTTGAGTATCCTTAGGTTTTATATACATTTTAATTACTTCTCGAGATGTGATTATCTTAGGAATCAATAAAGTAAAAGAATTACTTCCTTTTAAGGCAGCAAATTGATTAGGTTTATTTAAACACCTTTGTTGTAAGTCAGACCATACGCAAACACTAAAATTAGCCTTTTGGGGCACTTCAAATGTAGCTTCCAACTCTAAAATAGTTGGCTCTGAAACTTGTAGTTGCCAAGCTCCTAAAAGATCAAGTTGAGTTGAATTGCCGTTCCAAACCGAAAGATTTTTATCGGTATATATGTCTCGAAAACGAGTATTAAGCACCACTTTTTTATTTTGATCTTTCCTTAGGTCAATCACCTGATCATTTACTGTAATAAATTTCGGAATCAAAGTAGTCTGGGGGAGTTGCATTTTGGGAACTTGAATATCTACTGGCTCTTTATTGATTTTGATAGTAGGCCAGGCTGGAGTAAGACTTATTCTGCCATTTTGGTATTGAACTTTGGTTGGTGAATTAATCAACTCTTGATAATCAATATTCCAAGTAAAATTTTGACTTTTATGTGTGTATCTCCAATTAGTTTCTATAGTATTTTGATCGAATGTTATTGTTTTTTGATTTAAAGCTAAAGGATACAGTGTCCCTGGAAGATCAAAACTAGAAACATATGTTTGATTAGGTGAATTTTTAGTTAGTATTGTATTGAGGCGTAACCAATTATGATCAGTATCTACAATTAGGTATTCATCCGCTTCCTTTTTAGCTAAGACTTGATATAGCTTGAGCTTGCCAAAAGATTTGAGCAATACCAATCCTGAATTTTTTTCAACCATTTGGTTATGAAGACTCCAATCATATTTGTAGCCAACAACTCCTTTTGAAATATACTTATCTGAGAGCACATAAGAAACATTATATTGTTGTAAGGCCTTGTCAAATAACTCAGGATCTTGTGAATAATAAGAATTGTGAAGTAATGTATAAGCTTGTTCATTTTCATCAGATCCAATAATCAGAGCCTTTTCTATAATTGGGTTTGGTAGTACATAATTAAGTACCACAGAACCCCAAAACCCCCAGTCGTAATTGCGAAAATATTGAGTATTAGCTTCTGGGGCTATGTAGATACGGCCATATGGATTAGTGTCTTTTAAGTAATTAGCAAGTTGTTGGTATTGAAAGGGTATTTGAACGTACATACTATTTCTAATCAAGCTTCCTATAAGTATGGGGAAAACATTAATCAATAAAAGTAAAGCTATAAAGCTTCCTAAAATAGCCTTCTGTTGTTTTTGCTTTAATAATCTTAATAAGCCATAAGTGCCTATTGAAGCAACAATAGGTAGAGGTAAAAGCATTAATGGCCAGAGCT encodes the following:
- a CDS encoding glycosyltransferase family 2 protein translates to MSKKRQENELISIIMPVYNAGDFLVEAIKSILDQTYTNWELIAVDDKSEDNSLQILKKFAAGDKRIKIITNRSNRGIGYSLNRALKVAKGTFIARMDADDIAAPKRLAIQQQFLKKHPKIIVCGGQANMIDCQGKVFAKKQFPTKPSILYDMIMQMIPIQHPMLMARAKYYKRYRYDESLSTAEDVDLLFYFLSRGPISNVSQYIYNYRKANSSNGYHNVKKTFYLTFLARWKAIISYRYQPSIKGVLISLAQLMAVTVLPSQWIVKLFEAIRFYPPVWQRLLAMPERLNPNQELRLNHNLNS